A stretch of DNA from Gimesia chilikensis:
CAGCACGATGTCTTCGGCTTTCATCAGATCCTTGCACGCATCCGCGATTTCGGAAGCGATCTCGTGAGGAATCGTCGTCACGCCGTTCAAATCGCCGTGCAGCAGGTCGCCGGGGTAAATCGGAATGCCACCCACGGTAATCGGCACGTTGACCGCCAGCGTGTGACAGTAACCGTGAGCACAGATCGCTCCGTTCGTAAACGCGGGGAAATCGAGAGCTTCCACCTGGTCCAGGTCACGACCGGCGCCGGAGGTGATGATCCCTTTCGCACCGTATGCTTTATAAGTGCTGCACATCACTTCGCCGAACGTGGCGGAAGCGGTTGGCTCGTCCATATCCTGGTAGACAACCACCGGTGCGCCCGGCAATGATTCGAACGCAGCGACCTGATTATCCAGACCGGCGTAAACGTCACCACTGCGTGGCGGTGCCATGCTGCGGAAGGTGGAAGTCAACGCGTAGCCAACCATGGGAGGCATCTTGGGGAAGCAGGCTTTGATCGTATCGTTCATAAAGCCGACGTTCCGCGGACGAATGTTCCACAGCTCGATCACATTACAGACGGTCGGGGTGTCATACTTGGCAAGTTCATCCAAAGCTTCGTTGGAGAGGCCTTCAGTCGTGGACATGAATGGGTTCCTGTTGGTTAAATTTCAGTGTTGCGGTTTCTTAAAAACGGAGGCCAGATTCCCCTCTGCATCGAAAGGCAAGTCGAACGGCCCGGAAATGATATCCAGGTCGTCGCGGCTGTTAATCTCCTCCAGGTACGTTTCGCTGACGACAACTTCGCTCAGTTCAAGCGTGTCGTAAATCTGTACGATGCCACTGGTTTCGGGTTCCACCAGCCCCACAGTCTGCAGGGCCGCTTCAATGGCTTCGCGGTCATTCGGATACACCAGAGGAACCATCCCGGCGGTAGGATGACTCCCCGTAATCGTATTAATGCGGGTACTCTGCCAGTCCACCCCCGCCACGGTCCGCTCATTCGTGAACTCCGCCAAACCGATGCCGCACGCGTTGCCATGCGTCTCTTCGGTCAAACCGCGAATCATAATTCGTTTGCAGGCGACGACATCCCGCTCCGTGGCGGCATGGTCATTGAACTTCCGTCCGACCACGCAGGCATCCATTCCCGAACCGCTGATGTTCTTCCCGATCCGATCCACAATCAACAGATCGATCTTCGGGAACGGCAGTCGGGGCAGCCACTGGCGGGCAATCTCCAGCAGTTCCTTCTCTCGTTCGTAAAAGTTCTCAGGAGGCACCGCTTCGATCATGCCGGTCTCGTCATACGAATTCTCGACAATCGCCAGGCCACCAATCACGCCACATTTTTTCAATACCGACGCTGCCACCGCCTTGATGATTTCTTCAAAACTGTGATCTTCAATCGCTCGATGATAGATCTTGGCCCCCTCATGCTTCCCCAGGCCGATCAACATCATCTTATGCAGACCCGATTCAATATCTCCCACGAACCGGGTGTGCGGCTTGACCCGACCGCAGACCAGCACATGATCCGCAGCGTAGGCGTTCTTATCAAAATGCACCGGAATCCCGTGCGGCGTCTGGTCAACAATCACCGTTTCCATCGAGGAACGGATCTCCACTCCCATGGCTGCTTCCGTCACCCCATACGAGGCAATCACCTGCGCCTGACCTTCCGCGGTCCCGCCGCCATGACTGCCCATCGCCGGGACGATAAACGGTTCCGCGCCGAGTGACTTCAGGTAATCGACAGTCGACTTGATAATCAGCGCAATATTGGCAATTCCGCGACTTCCCACAGGCACAGCCACAGTATCCCCCGGTTTAATTAGTTCCCCCAGATTCAGCTTCGACAACGCAGCTGTAACCGCTGCTCCGACATCTTTGAGACGCGTCGCAGGAAAGTGCTGGCGGATCCGGTAAGCCTGGGGCAGATTCATGTTCATAGTCGTGATTCGATCCATTCAGTTCCGGGGGCGGGCAAGCGGGATGGTATCCATGCGTCTGATATATGAAGAGTCTGTTATTGTACGGTATTCTGATCCAATTCCGCTACACTCCCGACCCTCCGCCTGTCAGAATCAGGGCAGATCGGTAATCGCCGCCGGTTCTCCGGCTGCAGCCCGGAACAGTCTTGTTCTAAAGTCTCGATTGCGATACCTTTACCAATGGTCCATCCCTCCCGCACCGGCCGAACCCGGATTGGCCGGCAACCAGCGTCCGCCGCGAATGCCAGACAACAAGGCCCGCGCGTCAGATCAGGTCTGAGAGGGAAGCCATCTGATTACCAAAGAACAATCAGCAGGTCGAAACTGGAAGTCGAGCCTTGTTGCTGCAAGGAAGCAGATATGAGAAAAAACTTTGAACGGATTATCTTTGCAGTCTCTGTTTGTGTGCTGGCAGGAGTCCTCTTCATTCAGGGCATCCTGTATCTGAGAGACCTGGGATTCACAGACGAGTCCACCCCCGTCACACTCTCGCTCTCACAGGATCCGCATCCTGTCGCTGAAACGGAACCGGCGCTGACTGAGAGCGAACTGGCTCCCCTGCCGGCTCTCCCTCAAATCGAGCTCGCACTCGCCGAAGCCAAGGACGGAACAGAACTCGCAGCAGACGAAGTGGAAGCGCCATCACTCGACGGTCCCCGACTGACTGTTCCCGAGAGTGGCCAGGGCAAGATTCTCGCAAACCCCGAGAGTGCCCGCCCCGCGCTCCCACTGCTGCCCGCACTGGAAGCCGAACATCCCCAAACACCCGGCCCGCTGATGCCGCCCCTCAATGCAGAACCGCTGGCCGAAAAGCCCCAACACGGTGATGCCGCTGCTGACAAACTGATCCGCTCGATCAT
This window harbors:
- a CDS encoding lactate racemase domain-containing protein, with product MDRITTMNMNLPQAYRIRQHFPATRLKDVGAAVTAALSKLNLGELIKPGDTVAVPVGSRGIANIALIIKSTVDYLKSLGAEPFIVPAMGSHGGGTAEGQAQVIASYGVTEAAMGVEIRSSMETVIVDQTPHGIPVHFDKNAYAADHVLVCGRVKPHTRFVGDIESGLHKMMLIGLGKHEGAKIYHRAIEDHSFEEIIKAVAASVLKKCGVIGGLAIVENSYDETGMIEAVPPENFYEREKELLEIARQWLPRLPFPKIDLLIVDRIGKNISGSGMDACVVGRKFNDHAATERDVVACKRIMIRGLTEETHGNACGIGLAEFTNERTVAGVDWQSTRINTITGSHPTAGMVPLVYPNDREAIEAALQTVGLVEPETSGIVQIYDTLELSEVVVSETYLEEINSRDDLDIISGPFDLPFDAEGNLASVFKKPQH
- a CDS encoding RraA family protein: MSTTEGLSNEALDELAKYDTPTVCNVIELWNIRPRNVGFMNDTIKACFPKMPPMVGYALTSTFRSMAPPRSGDVYAGLDNQVAAFESLPGAPVVVYQDMDEPTASATFGEVMCSTYKAYGAKGIITSGAGRDLDQVEALDFPAFTNGAICAHGYCHTLAVNVPITVGGIPIYPGDLLHGDLNGVTTIPHEIASEIADACKDLMKAEDIVLDYLKGGNLTPEGLGEARKELAAEVGKLGKRLRGE